The Acidobacteriota bacterium nucleotide sequence ATTGATCCAGAAGTCGGCGCGGTAGGACATGCGCTTGCGCGCCTCCACGCTGAAGATGTGCCACAGCAGCGTGGGCCTCATTGCTCCTCCGTGGAAGACATCGCTTGGTGTTGAAGGTCCGGCTGGCGGGCGCGCTGAATGCGCTCGATCACCGTGCCGATATCGGCGTCCTCGATGGCCAGGTCGATGACCGGCAGACGGCGCAGCAACTCGGCGGCCGCTTCCGCAACGCGCGCGCGATCCACGCGCAAGCGCACCATGTCCGTGGTGCGCTGCTCGACCACGCCGAGCAAGCCCAGCCCGTCCGCCTCATTCGCTATCGTTGGCGCTGCTGTGTCCATTGCGTCCGGCTTGCGTAAGTGCGCGGTGATGACTTTGTGATCCGCGTAGTCAGCGACGACTTTTTCGAGCGAGCCGTCGAAGACGATCTCGCCTTCGCGCAGGATGATGATGCGGCGGCAGAGGCGCTCGATGTCCTCCATGTAGTGGCTGGTGAGAATCATGGCGGGGCGGCGCTCGGCCTGGTAGCGCAGCAGAAATTCCCGGATGGCGCGCTGCGCGGTAAGGTCGAGGCCGATAGTCGGCTCGTCGAGAAACACCACGCGCGGGGAGTGCAGCAGCGCGGCGATCAGTTCCATCTTCATGCGTTCGCCGAGCGAGAGCCGCCGAATCTGC carries:
- a CDS encoding ATP-binding cassette domain-containing protein, which produces MIEVEHLSKTFQIHKKEPGLAGSLRSLFHRVYIDKHAVRDISFQIGEGEIVGLVGANGAGKTTIVKMLAGIIHPTSGRARVLGYTPWERDNRFRRQIALIMGQKAQLWWDLPAADCFLLLKEIYQIPEKQLRATLEDLTSTLEVRDQLQVQIRRLSLGERMKMELIAALLHSPRVVFLDEPTIGLDLTAQRAIREFLLRYQAERRPAMILTSHYMEDIERLCRRIIILREGEIVFDGSLEKVVADYADHKVITAHLRKPDAMDTAAPTIANEADGLGLLGVVEQRTTDMVRLRVDRARVAEAAAELLRRLPVIDLAIEDADIGTVIERIQRARQPDLQHQAMSSTEEQ